One Epidermidibacterium keratini DNA segment encodes these proteins:
- a CDS encoding M48 metallopeptidase family protein — protein sequence MGAKRVSTSELVIDGHRVEVRASARRRRSVQAYRDGDRIVVLLPAALSQREAREWTAKMVARVVAKEGSSRRQPPSDDGLARRAAELSEQYLEGRAKPRTVRWVTNQNSRWGSCTPSTGTIRLSHRLQAMPPWVVDYVLVHELSHLLVAAHNASFWAWVGRYPHTERARGFLDGVSLAPQLERAWAGSAGPAQPQLPLTGPDDGDLEDDVLEA from the coding sequence ATGGGTGCCAAGCGGGTGTCGACCAGCGAGCTGGTCATCGACGGTCACCGCGTCGAGGTGCGCGCGAGTGCGCGCCGGCGGCGCAGCGTGCAGGCGTACCGCGACGGTGACCGGATCGTCGTCTTGCTGCCTGCCGCACTGAGCCAGCGCGAGGCGAGAGAGTGGACCGCCAAGATGGTTGCGCGGGTCGTCGCCAAGGAAGGCTCCAGCAGGCGGCAACCGCCATCGGATGATGGCCTCGCGCGCCGCGCCGCCGAGCTCAGCGAGCAGTACCTCGAGGGCCGCGCGAAGCCGCGCACGGTGCGGTGGGTCACCAACCAGAACTCGCGCTGGGGGAGCTGTACGCCGTCAACCGGCACCATCCGGCTCTCGCACCGGCTGCAGGCCATGCCGCCGTGGGTGGTCGACTATGTGCTGGTGCACGAGTTGTCGCACCTGCTTGTCGCAGCGCACAACGCGTCGTTCTGGGCGTGGGTCGGTCGCTATCCACACACCGAGCGGGCGCGCGGGTTTCTCGACGGCGTGAGCCTGGCGCCGCAGCTCGAGCGTGCCTGGGCCGGATCCGCGGGACCCGCGCAGCCGCAGCTGCCGCTGACCGGCCCCGACGATGGCGATCTGGAGGACGACGTACTCGAGGCGTGA
- a CDS encoding ABC1 kinase family protein — protein sequence MTELPERASRRTAKLASLPLGAAGRAVTGVGRRLSGTSADDVSSANRERAAQQLFEVLGSLKGGAMKLGQAMSVFEAALPDDLAEPYREALVKLQEEAPPMPSATVHKVLSDQLGARWRERFESFDEDPAAAASIGQVHRGVWHDGRAVAIKVQYPGAGPALMADLNQLSRFARVYGMLTPGIEIKPLIAEIRERVIDELDYRKEADSQRTFAIAFDDSPDYLVPKVVASAPKVIISEWIDGISLRTLIGQGTQQQRDRAGQLLGDLAFIGPALAGLMHADPHPGNYRLMPDDRLGVFDFGAVKSLPDGLPPFIGEVVRMVVDGRADDALDALRRNGFVKGSIEVDADGIVDYLLPILEPITQPEFQFTREWLKKEAARLTNPRSPAAKFGRQLNLPPEYLMIHRVLMGNIGVLCQLESRAAFRQSAEEWLPGFAQ from the coding sequence ATGACTGAGCTTCCCGAGCGCGCATCGCGACGTACGGCGAAGCTCGCCTCCCTTCCGCTGGGGGCGGCCGGCCGGGCGGTGACAGGCGTCGGACGCCGCCTGTCTGGCACCAGCGCCGACGACGTGTCGTCGGCCAACCGCGAGCGTGCGGCTCAGCAGCTCTTCGAGGTTCTCGGCTCGCTGAAAGGCGGGGCGATGAAGCTCGGGCAGGCGATGAGCGTGTTCGAGGCGGCGCTTCCCGATGACCTCGCGGAGCCGTATCGCGAGGCGCTGGTCAAGCTTCAAGAAGAAGCCCCGCCGATGCCTTCGGCGACCGTGCACAAAGTGCTGAGCGACCAGCTCGGGGCCCGGTGGCGCGAGCGCTTCGAGTCCTTCGACGAGGACCCGGCAGCCGCCGCCAGCATCGGCCAGGTGCACCGCGGAGTGTGGCATGACGGACGGGCGGTGGCGATCAAGGTCCAGTACCCCGGTGCCGGACCGGCGCTCATGGCCGATCTCAACCAGCTGAGCCGGTTTGCCCGCGTCTACGGCATGCTCACCCCCGGCATCGAGATCAAGCCGCTCATCGCCGAGATCCGCGAGCGGGTCATCGACGAGCTGGACTACCGCAAGGAAGCCGACAGCCAGCGCACGTTTGCGATCGCCTTCGACGACAGCCCCGACTACCTCGTCCCGAAGGTCGTCGCGAGCGCGCCCAAGGTCATCATCAGCGAGTGGATCGATGGCATCTCGCTGCGCACCCTGATCGGTCAGGGCACCCAGCAGCAACGCGACCGTGCCGGGCAGCTGCTGGGCGATCTGGCGTTCATCGGCCCCGCACTCGCCGGGCTGATGCACGCCGACCCACACCCGGGCAACTACCGGCTGATGCCCGACGACCGGCTCGGCGTGTTCGACTTCGGCGCGGTGAAGTCACTGCCCGACGGGTTGCCCCCGTTCATCGGCGAAGTAGTGCGGATGGTCGTCGACGGTCGTGCCGACGATGCGCTAGATGCCTTACGCCGCAACGGTTTTGTCAAAGGATCGATCGAGGTCGATGCTGATGGAATCGTCGACTACCTACTGCCGATCCTGGAGCCGATTACCCAGCCGGAGTTTCAGTTCACGCGTGAGTGGCTCAAGAAGGAGGCGGCCCGGCTGACCAACCCGCGAAGCCCCGCCGCGAAGTTTGGGCGCCAGCTGAACCTTCCCCCGGAGTACCTGATGATTCATCGGGTCCTTATGGGCAATATCGGCGTACTCTGCCAGCTCGAGTCCCGAGCCGCTTTCCGACAGAGCGCAGAAGAATGGCTGCCGGGCTTCGCCCAGTGA
- a CDS encoding ThiF family adenylyltransferase, whose translation MSIDFEHVTPPDLPRVPWIPPVLRRVWRGPDVLQIGADPDRAVVLEGVTPALAEFLASIDGFSPLERYLTEQTVPRTLLLDTLRRLHRAGCVVDLAPGGQPPEPARHPMFSGRLVPEIAARSLGALDSQPAEVISRRAHARVIVVGGRRLGPMLGSLLATSGIGRVDVIAHGRVEASDVIPGGAPEATIGEARQAATRGALRQLHRDLATGPLTPSESPDLVILADPWPVSGERERSMRAAGTPYLCTAVRERRAVIGPFVLPRESSCLRCQELYRTDHDPQWRAVAAQLAHAPSRAAESGEIATVTLAAGFALSHALQWLDGERFPESINATVEIALPELTVSRRHWPRHQLCECW comes from the coding sequence GTGAGCATCGACTTCGAGCACGTGACGCCGCCTGACCTGCCGCGTGTCCCGTGGATCCCTCCGGTCCTGCGGCGGGTCTGGCGCGGCCCGGACGTCCTGCAGATCGGCGCTGACCCCGACCGGGCGGTCGTGCTCGAAGGGGTCACCCCGGCACTCGCGGAGTTCCTCGCCTCCATCGACGGGTTCAGTCCACTCGAGCGCTACCTGACCGAGCAGACGGTGCCGCGCACGCTCCTGCTCGACACGCTGCGCCGGCTGCACCGAGCAGGCTGCGTGGTCGATCTCGCGCCCGGCGGCCAGCCACCCGAGCCCGCGAGACATCCGATGTTCAGCGGCCGGCTCGTGCCAGAGATCGCGGCGCGCAGCCTCGGGGCTCTGGACTCCCAGCCCGCCGAGGTCATCAGCCGGCGGGCGCATGCCCGCGTGATCGTGGTCGGCGGGCGCAGACTCGGGCCCATGCTCGGAAGCCTGCTGGCCACCAGCGGAATCGGGCGGGTCGACGTCATCGCGCACGGGCGGGTCGAGGCAAGCGATGTCATCCCCGGCGGGGCACCGGAGGCCACGATCGGTGAGGCTCGCCAAGCGGCCACCCGCGGCGCGTTGCGTCAGCTGCATCGCGACCTCGCGACCGGTCCACTGACTCCCTCCGAGAGCCCCGACCTGGTCATCCTCGCCGACCCGTGGCCGGTCTCTGGCGAACGAGAGCGATCGATGCGCGCCGCGGGTACGCCGTACCTCTGCACCGCCGTCCGCGAGCGCCGCGCCGTGATTGGTCCGTTTGTGCTGCCGCGTGAGTCGTCGTGCCTGCGCTGCCAGGAGCTCTATCGCACCGACCATGACCCGCAATGGAGGGCCGTCGCCGCCCAGCTGGCACACGCCCCGTCGCGAGCCGCGGAGTCCGGCGAGATCGCGACGGTCACCCTCGCCGCGGGGTTCGCGCTTTCGCACGCTCTGCAGTGGCTCGACGGCGAGCGGTTTCCGGAGTCCATCAACGCGACGGTCGAGATCGCGCTGCCGGAGCTGACGGTCAGCCGCCGCCACTGGCCGCGCCATCAGCTGTGCGAATGCTGGTGA